A part of Onthophagus taurus isolate NC chromosome 7, IU_Otau_3.0, whole genome shotgun sequence genomic DNA contains:
- the LOC111418876 gene encoding small ribosomal subunit protein uS17 isoform X1 — protein sequence MADQNERSFQRQPTIFLNRKKGLGGKRRKSMRYHREVGLGFKTPREAIEGSYIDKKCPFTGNVSIRGRILTGVVQKMKMQRTIVIRRDYLHYIRKYNRFEKRHRNMSVHLSPCFRDVEIGDVVTIGECRPLSKTVRFNVLKVTKGQGSKKSFRKF from the exons ATGGCGGATCAA AATGAGAGATCGTTCCAGCGTCAGCCGACGATATTCTTAAACCGTAAGAAGGGCCTCGGTGGTAAGCGCCGTAAATCGATGCGCTATCACCGCGAGGTCGGACTCGGTTTCAAAACGCCCCGTGAG GCCATTGAAGGATCTTACATTGACAAAAAATGCCCATTCACTGGAAATGTAAGCATTCGTGGCCGTATCCTGACTGGTGTTgtgcaaaaaatgaaaatgcaACGCACCATTGTAATCAGAAGAGATTACTTGCATTACATTAGGAAGTACAATCGTTTTGAAAAGAGACATCGTAATATGTCTGTGCATCTCTCACCTTGCTTCAG gGATGTTGAAATTGGAGATGTTGTCACAATTGGAGAATGTAGACCTTTGTCAAAAACCGTCAGATTTAATGTATTGAAAGTGACAAAAGGACAAGGCTCTAAGAAGAGTTTCAGAAAGTTCTAA
- the LOC111418876 gene encoding small ribosomal subunit protein uS17 isoform X2, whose product MADQTEKAFQKQASIFVNRKNAGKKALRHHRSVGLGFKTPREAIEGSYIDKKCPFTGNVSIRGRILTGVVQKMKMQRTIVIRRDYLHYIRKYNRFEKRHRNMSVHLSPCFRDVEIGDVVTIGECRPLSKTVRFNVLKVTKGQGSKKSFRKF is encoded by the exons ATGGCGGATCAA ACAGAGAAAGCTTTCCAAAAACAAGCCTCGATCTTCGTTAATCGTAAGAATGCCGGCAAAAAAGCGTTGAGACACCATAGGAGTGTTGGTCTAGGTTTTAAAACACCAAGAGAG GCCATTGAAGGATCTTACATTGACAAAAAATGCCCATTCACTGGAAATGTAAGCATTCGTGGCCGTATCCTGACTGGTGTTgtgcaaaaaatgaaaatgcaACGCACCATTGTAATCAGAAGAGATTACTTGCATTACATTAGGAAGTACAATCGTTTTGAAAAGAGACATCGTAATATGTCTGTGCATCTCTCACCTTGCTTCAG gGATGTTGAAATTGGAGATGTTGTCACAATTGGAGAATGTAGACCTTTGTCAAAAACCGTCAGATTTAATGTATTGAAAGTGACAAAAGGACAAGGCTCTAAGAAGAGTTTCAGAAAGTTCTAA
- the LOC111418891 gene encoding probable cardiolipin synthase (CMP-forming), which translates to MSSPSNLIFTTRRLLTRSNVRYCFNTTLCYKDHCHIILGKCKQQFRTHYPLYIQRYFKDAKNKLRGFSTASDKDFLSRQRTKVTNEFKTYIEQNKERLRDTEQRLKERGTIILQDIKETKDKVRGKVEEIIEKENIYTIPNFLCVARIAMSPYLGMLIVQSHFDYALAVLGIAAITDLLDGWIARTWEGQSSKMGSFLDPMADKVLIGTLFLTLTYADLIPIALTTLIIGRDVLLIVAGFVIRYHSLPPPRTLSRYFDVTHATAQLAPTFISKVNTAVQLILVGSTIAAPIFEYINHPLLQSLWYITGGTTIAAGISYVISKNTYRFIKNTNNIKK; encoded by the exons ATGTCTTCACCAAGCAACCTCATTTTTACAACTCGAAGGTTGCTGACTCGCAGTAACGTCCGTTATTGTTTTAACACAACATTGTGCTATAAAGACCACTGCCACATTATACTTGGGAAATGCAAACAACAATTTAGGACTCATTATCCCCTTTATATTCAGAGATATTTTAAGGatgctaaaaataaattgcgtGGTTTTAGTACCGCTTCTGATAAAGATTTCTTAAGTAGACAACGCACCAAAGTAACCAATGAGTTTAAAACTTACATCGAACAGAACAAGGAGAGGCTAAGAGATACTGAACAAAGACTTAAAGAGAGGGGTACGATTATTTTACAAGATATTAAAGAAACTAAGGATAAAGTTAGAGGAAAAGTGGAAGAAATTATTGAG aaagaaaatatttatactaTACCAAATTTTTTATGTGTGGCTAGAATAGCTATGTCTCCTTATTTAGGAATGTTAATTGTTCAAAGTCATTTTGATTATGCATTAGCGGTGTTGGGAATTGCTGCAATAACTGATTTA TTAGATGGTTGGATTGCAAGAACATGGGAAGGGCAATCTTCCAAAATGGGAAGTTTTTTAGATCCTATGGCAGATAAAGTTTTGATTGGaaccttatttttaacattaacttATGCGGACCTTATACCTATTGCATTAACTACTTTAATTATTGGACGTGATGTTCTATTGATTGTAGCCGGTTTTGTTATCAGATATCATTCATTACCCCCTCCg cgCACTCTTAGCAGATATTTTGATGTAACTCATGCTACAGCTCAATTAGCCCCAACCTTCATCAGCAAAGTTAATACTGCCGTGCAATTGATTTTAGTTGGATCTACAATAGCAGCTCctatttttgaatatattaatCACCCTTTGCTTCAATCTTTATG GTACATAACGGGAGGTACAACAATTGCTGCTGGAATTAGCtatgttatttcaaaaaatacctatcgttttattaaaaacactaataacatcaaaaaataa